In Puntigrus tetrazona isolate hp1 chromosome 15, ASM1883169v1, whole genome shotgun sequence, the DNA window ATGTGTGCCTCCATGAATTCGGAATAGATCAAGATACTGTCTATGCATATAATGACCCACCAGTTAAACAATGTCCAAGAACACATCATTGATAAAGGACTGGAACACGGATGGACTATTAGAAACCCCGAACTGCATAACGAGATATTCAGAGTGCTCAGACACATTTGAGAAGGCAGATTTCCAATCATCATCCCTCCCGAATGTGGATAAGATTATAGACACTACAAAGATCAAGTTTGGTGGAGTGAAAGGTGGTAATGGGTAGCGGAATGGGACTGTAATATCATTGAGGCTTCGGTAATCAATGCACGGCTGCAGACCCCCATCCTTCTTCTCGACAAAGAAGAAGCCTGCTGAAGCTGGAGAGGTGGATGGTTGAATGAAGCCCTTAGCCAACTCCTCATTGATGTAATTCTGCATGGCTTAGGACTCAGGTTATGACAATGGGAATACTCTGCCTCTTGTGGACACCTACCTGGCAGAAGTCCTCGACACTGGACTCAGATGCTGTACTCGAACacaacattgttaaaaaaataatatatagaatcTACTCAATAAAGTTTGTGTGAGTAGATTCTATTCTATATATTTGGGCAAATAATATCTACATTTTACAGCTCTAACCAAAAGAATTATACctaatatttttcaatacaCTACAAAAGAAATTACCTataaaaattctgtaataataactataaataataactatttttaGCAGGCAATAGTTAATCtactaatttattattcatagtAATTAGCCAATAAGAAAATGTGGAAATTTCAACAAACCATTATTGTGATCGGCATTTGCTTTAATTAGGCTTTTGTctcttgctttttatttagtgaAATAAGCTTTGAGTGTATGGTGTTTAAGTATAAACACTTatgcatggacaaaaatgttttaaagttaagATGAAGTAGACTGCTTTTTGTGATGGGTGTCAAGATGTAAAAAGTCAAGatgtaaaagaaataattttaaaaagtgttgatCTTTCATTACTGATGTAAATGATCTGTAAATGATTGTGATCATAAATACAAAGATACTGTGGCAAAACATGCAGAAAGATTTAGACATCAACACTCTGTTACAGTCCAGATGGGGATCGAACTCAGGTCTCCGGGATGTATTAGTGTGGCACTTACTCCTACTCCACTGGAGCAGGTGAAACCCAGTTGCAGAGGAAATAATGAGAAGGCTTAGAGAGACTTCTGAGGTTCTTTActcaagcaaaaatataaagatgaatgaatCCCAAGAACCAAGAAAAAGTCTTAGAGACTTACAACAAGAATAGCTACTGAGGAACTCAAAACACTCCTtggtacaaaatacaaaaaaaagtaatccaaacagaaagctgtcctTAGACCTCAGGcaggagaaaaatcacaaaaaacacagaaaacaagaaagtctCTTACAGCAACAAACTCGGCAGCATGATTCTGAGAAAGACATGaggactgaacaagaacaataggcagggagacatttaaataagattgGTCATTAGGAGTGATCAAAaacaggtgtgctacaagtCTCTAACAGGGTGGTGATCTGGAGCAGAAAGTGCGCCATCCAGTGGTGAACCCAGGGAATCTCAGGCAGATCATTACAGGACCCCCTCCTTTAGGAACGGCTCCTGACGTTCCCAATGGCCTTGTTCCCATGAAGACGGTAAAAGTCCCTAATAAGAGCCTTGTCCAGGATGTGGCGAGCAGGGACCCAGGTTCGCTCCTCCGGCCAAATCCTCCCAGTCCACAAGAAACTGTCGTCTTCCCGAACCAGTCGAGTGTCCAGTAGCCGCCGAACTGTGTATACTGGCTGACCCCAATTATTCGTGGTGCTGGGGGTGGCCTGGTGACAGGAGACAGAGGGCTGTATTTGACAGGCTTTAAGCGTGAGATATGAAAGGTGGGGTGAATGCGCAAAGACTTGGGTAGCAAGAGACGGTAGGAAACAAAATTTACTTTCCTTAAAACTTTGAATGGTCCTATGAACCTGGGAGCTAATTTGCGTGACTCAACCTTGAGAGGAATGTCCCTGCTTGAAAGCCAGACTTTCTGCCCTGGGCGTAGAATTGGCGCTGGTCTGCGTCTCACGGTTAGCCCGTTGCTGTTGTAGCTGTGAAGACTTAAGAAGAGCAGCCGGGCCTTTCTCCATATCCTGCGACACCGTTGAACCAGTTGCTGAGCAGCCGAACCCCACTTGAACTCCTGCTCAGAAAACATAGGAGGTTGAAAACCATATTGGCACTCGAAGGTGACATACCTGTTGAGGAATGGCGAAGAGTATTGTGTGCAAATTCTGCCCAAATCAGATGTTTACTCCAGGACGTAGGATTGGATGACACCAGACACCTCAAGGTTGTTTCAATCTCTTGGTTGGTACGTTCTGTCTGTCCATTAGACTGGGGATGAAACCCCGACGATAGACTGGCTGTAGCTCCAATCAGCTGGCAGAATGACCTCCAGAACCTGGATGCAAACTGAGGACCACGATCTGACAACATCTCGGGAAAGCCATGCAACCTAAAGACATGCTGCAAAACAATCTCAGCAGTCTGTGGAGCTGAAGGGAGTTTTGGCAGTGGTATAAGATGGCAAGCCTTTGAAAATCTGTCAACCACTACAAAAATGACCGTGTTACCTTGGGAAGGTGGTAGGCCAGTTACAAAGTCCATAGAAATATGTGACCACGGGCGAGCAGGAACAGGGAGGGGTAGCAGGAGACCTTGAGGGCGGGATCTGGAATCCTTATTCTGAGCACAAATGGAGCAGGCAGCGATATAGGCTCTGATGTCTTCCGCCATCTTTGGCCACCAGAAACGTCTGCCAATGAACTCTAGGGTCCTACTAGCTCCAGGGTGGCATGCAAATGATGAGGAATGTCCCCACTGCAAAACGTCAGAGCGCACAGCTTTAGGTACAAAGAGACGGCCTGGAGGCCCATTACCTGGGTCAGCCTCCTGCTCCTGTGCCTTTCTAACCGTAGTCTCTACACCCCATCTGACTGGTGCCACAATCCTGGAGGGTGAATGATCCTCACCGGAGTTGAAACCTTATTTGTTAGATCAAACTGCCTGGAGAGCACATCAGGCTTCTGATTCTTTGACCCTGGTTTTGGAGAGAACAAAATCAAAGCGATTAAAGAATAAAGCCCACCGGGCCTGGCGAGAGTTTAGCCTCTTAGCCTCCTGGATATAGGCTAAATTCTTGTGATCAGTCCATACAATAAAAGAGTGTTTGGCTCCCTCAACCAGTGCCTCCATTCCTCCAATGCTAGTTTGACCGCTAATAGCTCCCTGTTCCCAATATCATAGTTCCTTTCCATGCAGCGAGAGCTTGTGTGAAAAAAGCACATGGATGCAATTTGTTATCTCTTATGGTACGCTGGGAGAGAACAGCTCCCACTCCTACCTCAGAAGCATCCACCTCCACTATGAAGGGCAGCTCAGGATCTGGAATAGTTAGTATGGGTGCTGAGGTAAACAGATATTTCAGTCTCCCGAAAGCCTCTTCAGCCTCCTATGTCCACCGGAAACCCTTAACATTCTTCCTAGTGAGAGCAGTTAGTGGAGCAGCAATTGCACTGAAATTTCGAATGAATCGCCAATAGAAATTCGAAAAACCAAGAAAACGCGTTGTACCTGCCAATCTCTAACTGCTCGAGTCTTTGCAGGATCCATCTGGATCTGACCCTTAGAAACAATGAAAGCCAAAAAGGAAACCTCCTCCACATGAAATTCACTCTTCTCCAACTTGACGAATAGATGGTTCTTTAGAAGCTGCTGGAGGACCAGGCGAACATGCTGCACGTGTTCCTTGAGGTCTTtggaaaaaataagaatatcatCCAAgtatacaaacacaaatctgtTCAGCATGTCTCTTAACACGTCATTAATCAAAGCCTGAAATACTGCAGGGCATTTACCAAACCAAAAGGCATGACTTGATACTCATAATGGCCAGTGGGTGTATTaaaagcagtcttccattcatcACCAGCACGAATGCGGACCAGATGATATGCATTGCGAAGGTCCAATTTAGTAAATATAGTAGCCCCCTGAAGCaactcaaaagcagcagacattAGTGGAAGAGGATAACGATTCTTAATAGTGATCTTATTGAGTCCCCTGTAATCTATACAAGGTCGGAGCCCACCATCTTTCTTAGCAACAAAGAAGAAGCCAGCTCCCGCTGGTGACGTTGAGGGGCGTATAAAGCCAGATGCCAGGGACTCCTGTATATAATCCTCCATGGCCCTCCTCTCTGGTGCTGAAAGAGAGAACAACCTCCCTCTTGGAGGGCACATTCCAGGCAGCAAGTCAATGGCACAATCATAAGGTCTGTGTGGTGGTAAAGATAAGGCCTTCTTCTTACTGAACACCTCTAACAGGTCTGCATAGTCTAGAGGAACATGTGATAGCTCTGAAGAAGTCCTGGGTAACTGTAGAGCAGTCATTAATAGCCCTGGGGTGGCCTGAAGTAACTTAGGAGAAACAGAAGGTTCAAGAGATAAAGCACAGTGACCCTTATTACAGTCAGGCCCCCATCTGAGAATGTTACTAGAGGACCAGTCTATCTGGGGATTATGATGGACTAACCAAGGGAAACCCAGGATTAAAGGGAATTCTGGTGACTTGATTACATAAAACTGTATAGTTTCTAGGTGACCCCCAACCCGGAGATATAAGGGAATAGTGCGCAGACTCACCTGCCCAGACCCTAGAGGCCTCCCATCTAGTGCAGTAATAGTCAGGGGTTCATCAAGGTTAGTGAGTGGCACACCAAGATGTCTAGCGACTTCCAAATCCATAAAGTTGCCAGCTGCCCCAGAGTCTATGAAGGCCTTCAGGGGATGTGACTGATCATTCCATAGAAGATAAGTATTCAAAAGAGCCCCAGAAGATGCTGAGTGGGGAGTGGTTGCTTCTCTCGTCACAGTCCTCCCTTCCCTGGACGAGAGTTGGCTTTTCCCGAAAGAATAGGGCAGGAGGCACGAAAGTGGCCAGATTCTCCGCAGTACAGACagcatctttctttcatcctgcGGTCTCGCTCAGACCGGGAAAGCCGTGACCGACCCAGCTGCATGGGTTCCTCAGATCCTGCTACATATGAGGCAGGGAGATCAGGAGACGGGGGAAGTGCAGAGGGATACTGACTGTGTACATATCTAGAAGTCTCTGTACGCTCTCGACGTCTCTCTCGAAGGCGATTGTCTAGTCGAATGGCCATAGCAATCAAGGATTCTAGGTCTATTGCAGGGTCCCGGGCTGCTAACTCATCCTTGATCTCATCAGACAGTGCCCGATTGAAAGCAACAGTTAATGCCTCCTGATTCCAGCCACTCTCCATAGCAAGTGTTCGAAATTCCACCGCTAATTCCGCTACACTTTGAGACCCTTGAGTTAACTGAAGTAAGCGGCTGGCTGCCTCACGCCCGCTCACTGGATGATCAAATACTCGTCTCATCTCCTcaataaaactgttataatCTGAACAAACCCTTGGTTGAGGGGACTGCTCCCACAAGGCAGTTGCCCAGGCAAGGGCTTTCCCAGATAAAAGAGTAATGACGTAAGCCACCTTGCTACGGGCAGTTAGGAATTTGTTCGGCTGCAGTTCAAAGTTCAGTGAACACTGGGTGAGGAATCCCTTACATCTGCCAGGGCTTCCATCATACCTCTCAGGATGAGGCAGGTGGATATCAGAGCCTTGCACTGCTACGCTAGGAGGTGGCAGTGGAGCCTGAGGTTGagactgagctccctgtgctccCTGCTGTGGGCTTGAAATAGACTGAAGGTGATGCAGAATTTCAGTGACTGCCTGACCCAGTTTTGAAACAGCCGCCTCTTGTTGTGCAAGGACTTGTTCATGTCGTTCCATGGTGGCTGCCTGACTTGAGACAGCTGCAAGGATGCGTTCTGCATTCGATAAAGGTTGAGTCTCCTCTGCTGGGTTCGTATCCATGGTTCAGTCCTACTGTTACGATCCCAATGGGGATCGAACTCAGGTCTCCGGGATGTATTAGTGTGGCACTTACTCCTACTCCACTGGAGCAGGTGAAACCCAATTGCAGAGGAAATAAATGAGGAGGCTTAAAGAGACTTCTGAGGTTCTTTActcaagcaaaaatataaagatgaatgaataCCAAGAACCAAGAAAAAGTCTTTGAGACTTACAACAAGAATAGCTACTGAGGAACTCAAAACACTCCTtggtacaaaatacaaaaaaaaagggaatccaaacagaaagctgtcctTAGACCTCAGGcaggagaaaaatcacaaagaacacagaaaacaagaaagtctCTTACAGCAAAAACTCGGCAGCATGATTCTGAGAAAGACATGaggactgaacaagaacaataggcagggagacatttaaataagatttgtCATTAGGAATGATCAAAaacaggtgtgctacaagtCTCTAACAGGGTGGTGATCTGGAGCAGAAAGTGCGCCATCCAGTGGTGAACCCAGGAATCTCAGGCAGATCATTACAACTCTTCATACAAACCTCAACAATAGTGACAATCAGCAAAGTAATTCAGAAAAACAGATCAACTGCAATGCAGGTTGGGAATGCTAAATTCATTTTGTATTATGTTGATACCCAGCATGCACTAGTCACCATCACTTGATCTAAGTTTGCATTGTCTTTAGCACATTGATACAAATGTCAATAAAACTCaaacattaaagtaaaacaaaaataaagaataaaaatcaatgaaaaccAAATACAGCAAACACGGATTATAATAATGGTGCTTTGTTGAAATGTCAACATTAATTGCAACTGGAAAAGTTGTGTTGATTCAATGCAATTAACATTGACAAATCAACTCTTTTTAGCATTGATTCAACATTTGTTTGTTATAGGTGGGTCCTCCTAGCTGTAGGATCATGTatgcacacattttaatattaatattaatattttaatatttaataatacattttaatatacagctAATATTTTTGggtatatattactttattgttttgtgttgcagttattattataaacaataagtAGAATTTacctaatatttaatattttactttttaactaatatatttaaataaaatgtaactgattTTCATGGGTTGTATTTAACACCCCAAGAGTGTTTCTTTACAGtgtatccatttttttttttgtaaacaagcTAATTAGCATGAGATCAGCCTCCATATATATCCAACCAAACCAACCTTCTACAGAACACTTTGTCAAACATGCAAACAGAGATAgcggtaagatttttttgtttaattttatatatatattaatcccAAATTAATTTCAAACGAATTAcaaataactttattataattagtcTTTGCATATTATTGCAGATGCAGCCACCACTAGAGAATGAGTCCATTGTCTTAGTATTTACACTTTCTGGACTAAATGAAACCATGACaaacagatttgtgttttttccttGACTGCATTGTATTATCcattaattgtgttttgtaatGTGACCATAATTTACACTGTAATCTCACATAAGAAACTTCATGAGCcaatgtatgtgtttatatgcaaTTTGTGTATGAATGGACTTTATGGCACAGCTGGATTCTACCCTAAATTCCTGTATGATTTATTATCCCATTATCACATGATTTCTTATGCTGGATGTTTGTTTcagatatttgtaatttattcatctgtTATGTGTGACATTTCAACATTAACAGTGATGGCATATGACAGGTATGTGGCAATATGCAGACCACTGGAGTATCATTCCATAATGACTAGTCGGAGGATTCTTCAATGCATCCTCTTCTGCTGGCTGACtccatttttttgcatgtgtgtttcagTTGTATTAACATCAAGGCTAACCTTATGTGGCTCTAGCattgaaaaattatattgtgaaaaCTGGTCAGTTGTTAAACTCTCTTGTTTTTCTACAACAGTAAATAATGTGATTGggtatgtaattattattatatattttggacATGCAGTATTGATATTTTGCTCTTACATACACTTGATTGGAAAATGCAAAAAGTCAACAGAGGGCAGAAACAAATTCATGCAAACTTGTGTACCACATCTGCTTGCGCTTATCAATGTGACTGTTGCTTTGCTTTTTGATGTGCTGTACACTCGGTATGGTTCTAAAAGCTTGCCACAAGATTTGCGGAATTTCATGGCTCtagaatttttaataattcctcCCATATTAAACCCCCTTATTTATGGACTAAATCTGACAAAACTGCGGAAAGAAGTAATGagacttttttgtttatttctttttaaaaaagtaaaaatacttgagtaagattttcttattaaaaatatgtataatatgtttacatttaaataataaccacAAGTGTAGCTTTTTGTTATCCTAAGCACTCTAATACTagattaagacatttttgaaaaagcatttttcccTCCTctgttgaaaataattatataaattgtgatgctattagtttttttttcagccataTAAAACATTATGTCATATGTATTAAACTATTGATTTAGGTTAACTGTCATGTTGCTGATGATGACTTTGAAAATTGTTGTATTAATGATATATTTGCTGTGAGGCAACAATACTAGCCATTGAAACACCCATGCTGTTACTAATAacatatgcaaattaaatgctaaaatgtccaaaatgtgtggcaatattttaacaaattacattaaagcagaaaaccaaagaaatattttttgaaggTGTTAATGGGACAACCACTTCCATTATTGTATAGTTGTctgattaattatatatgtttcTAAACAAATGTTTAGGGGAAGAATGAAACTGCATTCACAATGTTTTGGTAAACCTTTCTACAAATCCTgtgtttataatacattataagggtattttTAAGGCATTACAATGACATCTCATGAATATCTCATatcacaatataatatttactttttgggatttttaagtatgattatttataacacacaatgaacaccatataaaatctacttaatttataatagaatatatcatatcttgacattgtttatttaaaagggtgTATAAGCACCTAATCTGATCATAAACAAACCTCCATTAGCTGCAAGCAGCGCGTACATGTTCTTGGGAATGCTTTTGACTATTGTTAGAGATTAATATTCACACTTAcagaaatatacacatttacattttgcagaACAGATGGAAAAAGATCTGAATGTGAATTTGTTTCCTTCAGATGTTATGAGAAGGAGCACTCAGATGAGAAAgagcaaataaacatacaggcaggcagacaggcagacgGACAGACTATAACCACATGCATTAAGAGATGTGAACAGACGATCTAACAAAGGGCAAACAGGAACTTATGAAGCCTAAagtatgaaataattaattgaacACACCTAAATACAATTAGTTAActgaaggtagggcacacacagcacatgggacaaaaaaaaacaacaaaagagtccaactACGTGACATATCGCCCCCTCCCAGAAGGTGTGTCCCTGCACCAAAAACAGAAACGGAAAGACGAGGACCGAGGTGGAGCTGGGGgatggaggagcctgacagagctggagggatgaggtgaagctggaggagtggaatcccgaggcgacggatggtcgaccaCAGACCAAAgcagaggagggagctaggagccaatTGGGAGCAGGTTCTGTGAGTAAATGACATAGTTAACTGAACTCACCTGAATACAAttagacaattaactgaaaataGGACATatgggacaagaaaacaacaacaaaagagtctaAGAGTTAGAAAgctaaaaagaacagcattgatagcaaatcaacatattagaacaATTTCTGAAGAATAATGTGACACTGTAGACTGAGGTCAAGGCTGATGAAAATTCTGATGTAGATCACtgaatgaaattacatttcacgagttcgcacttacatataattaattatagtaACGGttaaagtaagcgtgtttggtgTGCTATCAGGAGAGGACTCAGAACTCGGCAGACTACtgagtccagagttttttcctCATGTCCGTGAAAAGCAGACAGGGCTTGCCGTCTAGGAGGAGTGGAGATTGGGATGGTGGAGGGATGCTATGAACAAGATATCAAGGTAAGAGGATTGTCTGAATTTATAggaggcttctcttgctctggttggataatgcCGTGATTAGGAAAGGAGAAGCCAGCTGGGTTAATTATCAGTGCACGCTCCAcccaaaatttgtttatagctaaacatcattcaaaaagaaatgtgtatgtgtgtgtgctgtttttgtggtttatagggacacaaatttgtttaatgacatgggtatgacagaggttttactatttgaaggtggtttataaGGACACTGCCGATGTCCCCATaagtcacaaaaaaattaaagaaaaaaaaaaatactaaatgatgtttttttgaaagagtTTCCTGTATGGCCTTGGAGTGCTGGCACTTGCCAATACCCCTTTGTGAGGTCTAGGGTTGAGATGTACCAGGCCCTTCCCAGCCGATCCAGCAGCTCATCCACCggggcatgggatatccgtcAAATTTTCGACACTTCCGTTTAATTGCAGGAAGTCGTTGCAGCGGAGGGTGCCATCAGGCTTGGGGACCATCAtgatggggctggaccacgggctacCATTTGTTGGACCTCCTCTTCGATAGCTTGCCGATGAGCCTCAGGGACCCGATAGGGCCATAGCGGACGATAACTCCGGGTACCGTATGGATCTTGTGCTTGATGACTTGGGTCCTCCCGGGGCACGAAGAGAACACATcagagaactgaccgaccaggtgctggagctcccccttctgggcagccgagAGGTGGGGGTTGATGTCCACAACCACAGGATCGGTAGACGCAAGGGCATTGAGCTGGTCCTTGTTCCCTCTCCACTTCTTTAGCAGGTTTATGTGGTACAGCTGATCAGTTCGTATTCGCCCGGTTGACGTAACCTGTAAATGACTGGGCCGATCCGTTCGATGACCATATATGGTCCTTGCCATGTTGCCAGGAACTTGCATGCGGCTGTGGGAACGAGGACCATCACCTTGTCTCCGGGCTGGAATTCCCGTGATTGGACTGCCCAGTTATAGTGGCGTTGTTGGGCCTGTTGCGCTTTAACCAAGTGTTCCCGGACTAATGGCATGACCCGGTCGATTCTTTCCCTCATCTCCTTGACATGTTCGATCACGCTCGATGGGCTGCCGGCTGCTGTTCCCAGGCCTCTTTGGCGGCGTCCAGGAGGCCCGTAGCTGTTGGCCAAAATTAAGCTTGAAGGAGGTAAAACCTGTGGAAGCCTGAGGTACTTCTCTGATTCCGAAAAACACGTAGGGAATCATGAGGTCCCAGTCTCTACGGTCTTCCGCCACCACTCGCCATAACATCTGTTTAAAGGTTTGGTTGAATCTTTCGACTAACCCATCGGTCTGGGGATGGTAGACCATGGTACGTGTATTTGCTTGACCTTCAGCAGCCGGCtgaggtcagccattagccgggACATGAAGGGGTACCCTGGTCGGTCAGAATCTTGCTGGGTATTCCGACCCgtttgaagaggaggaagagctcTTTTGAGATGGCCTTGGCAGTGGCCTTTCTCAACGGTGCGGCTTCGGGATACGGGTGGCGTAGTCAACTATGACTAGAATATGTTCATAACCCCAAGCAGACTTCGCAGCAGCGGCCCCACCAGATCCATCTCGATGAGCTCAAAGGGTACCCCTATGATGGGTAGCAGTATAAGCGGACTGGGGTGAGGAGTCCGTGGCGTGGTGAGTTGGCAGGTCGGGCATGCCTGGAAGAAAGCTTCACATCGACCTCCAGGCCAGGCCAGTGGAACCTATCGTGGATCCGCTGACAGGTGTTCTGTACGTCGAGAATGGCCTCAGTCTTCAAACGTGGCACTACTAGTAGCAGTTTCTCCTCCCCCTTCGCTGGGTGACACAGTACAGCAGGCCGTTCTTGACAATGAAAtgcgggagaggatggggcccaGGCCACACTTCCTGGTCTTCGATTTGACACACTTGCAGCCAACAGTGCTTTAAAAGATCGTCTTCCTTCTGAGCTTTTGCGAATAGGCCTCCCCGTAACCTGCTGAAACACATCATAGAAAAGGTTAGGGTTTTGGGAGgaggactcaccatctctcccgCTATCGGAGGCCAGGAGCGTTGGCTGCCTCAGTCCTTTCACTGGCCTCCTTCGTCGGGCGGTCCCCATGTTTGGCCGTCTAGCCAAAGTGGGCGCAAACAGGTGGTCGATCCCCGCCAGTCTCAGCTGAGTAGGACAGGAACCGGCAGGTCTTTCAGCATGCCCACCTCTAAGGGCCAAGCTCCTGAGGCGGCCGATAGGTTGACTCGTCTTGACGGTACTTGTCGCGTGTCGCCATTCACATAGGTAAAAACAGAACAGGGGCCAGGATGTTGGCTCGGACCAGCGTGACACCGCTACCAGAGTCGAGGAGGGCCTTGAACAATTATCCTTACTACCATTTTCAGTGCTCCTTGTGGAGGTTGTGATGAACAACGGCAGTGCTCGCTCCCCAATCTCTCGATGTTGGCCAGCATCCACCAGCTCCACCGCTCCTACCAACTCAGAAATTGTCGTGGGGTTTCTCATCCGGACCGCCTGCCAATAGGCCCAGTGCAGGGCTCGGAGAAACCAATCGACGCGACTACCGCTCTGATACCTGTCCAGTCGATGGAGTCCCCTGTAGTAACCAGTGGTGCGCTAGACGGGTGCGTTGGGCTTATGGTGGTGTGCGGGGTTATACTCTCAGGAGTGGAACTGCTGTGCAGCAGATATGGGAGAAAGCCCCAAGAGTGAAAGAATTTCCCGCCTTAGCGTGACCAAATTTTTCGGCTCTTCCCTTGGAAGCGAATTAATATGCACGCTGGGGTACTCCGTCAGTAGCG includes these proteins:
- the LOC122359382 gene encoding LOW QUALITY PROTEIN: olfactory receptor 6N1-like (The sequence of the model RefSeq protein was modified relative to this genomic sequence to represent the inferred CDS: inserted 1 base in 1 codon) — encoded protein: MQPPLENESIVLVFTLSGLNETMTNRFVFFXLTALYYPLIVFCNVTIIYTVISHKKLHEPMYVFICNLCMNGLYGTAGFYPKFLYDLLSHYHMISYAGCLFQIFVIYSSVMCDISTLTVMAYDRYVAICRPLEYHSIMTSRRILQCILFCWLTPFFCMCVSVVLTSRLTLCGSSIEKLYCENWSVVKLSCFSTTVNNVIGYVIIIIYFGHAVLIFCSYIHLIGKCKKSTEGRNKFMQTCVPHLLALINVTVALLFDVLYTRYGSKSLPQDLRNFMALEFLIIPPILNPLIYGLNLTKLRKEVMRLFSDRACRLGGVEIGMVEGCYEQDIKLADEPQGPDRAIADDNSGYRMDLVLDDLGPPGARREHIRELTDQVLELPLLGSREVGVDVHNHRIGRRKGIELVLVPSPLL